The Prevotella melaninogenica nucleotide sequence TTCTTCAACGGATTAAAGAAGAGAAGCAAAGACTTGTTAAGGAGGGGAAATTGAAAAAGAAAGATGTTGTTGATTCGATCATCTATAAAGGTGATGATAACAAGTATTATGAGCAGGTAGATGGAACAACTATCCAAATTGAATCAGATTTTGACTTTCCAAAAACATGGGCAGTTGTTAAACTTTCCCATATTTGCAGGCTCATTGATGGTGAAAAGAAAGAAGGTCAACATATTTGTCTTGATGCGAAGTATTTGCGTGGCAAATCTACTGGTGCTCAGTTGAACAAAGGTAAGTTTGTGACCAAGGGAGATAACATTATTCTTGTAGATGGAGAAAACTCTGGAGAAGTTTTTGCTGTGCCCCATGATGGATATATGGGAAGTACTTTCAAGCAACTTTGGGTAAGTGAAGCTATGCACCAACCATACGTTCTTTACTTTATTCAATTCTACAAGGATTTGCTTCGTAATTCAAAAAAGGGGGCAGCTATACCGCATCTGAACAAAGAAATATTCTATTCCCTCTTGATCGGTATTCCACCATATCAAGAACAAAAAAGAATCGTTCGTAAAATAGATATTATAGTGAACAAGATAAAGGGTTAATTTCCCTTTATCTCACTAAATATCTTTTCTATCTGACTTACAATTCGGTGTTGTTCACAATGAGGTGGTATTGGTAACAATGTAGTACCCAACCGTTCCTTTCCTATATTATAAAATGCCTGTCCTGATTTATTGGTGATTGATTTCATATATTCTATAATAGTTGGCGAACTCATAACTGCTAAAAGATATTTAGATAGCCAATCGCTTGAATAATAGAGGCGTAGTATAAAAACAAAGCCTCCAACAGTAACATCTACCAAATTATCTTTAATACGTGCCATTTTTCCAATATTCTCCAAGCTTGTTACTGCAGGTGTGACAATATCATTTCTTTGAAGAAGTATATTCTCCTTTACAAAATTAGGTGGAAGAAATATATCATCAGCGTTGAAGTTTATTTTAAATGGAAGAATGTTGCCTCCTCGTAGAATTCTTATCCCTTTTTTATCTGTTGTTGAGTCTTCTTTTTTAAAAGTAGCTCCTGTAAAGATTGTGCAGATAGCTTTAAGGCGACACCAAGTCCAACCGTTGGGAATGTCAAAAGGTATATCCTCTGTTATATCAACAGTTTCACCATCTACCTGCTCATAATACTTGTTAGGGAAAGTTGTTCTACCATAATATAAGAGAATATTCTCAGAATTTAAAATTTACAATTATGGTAGAATCATTTAAGACAGCTCTCAGAGAGAGCAACATGGCGGAGAATACAATTTCAGCATACGTTTATGCTGTCAATGACTACTTCTCCAAGTACAAAACGCTGAATAAGCGAAATTTACTTTTGTATAAAGCTAATATTATTGAGCAGTTTAGGCCTAAGACAGTAAACCTTCGTATTCAAGCCCTGAATAAGTTTTTGGACCATACTGGTAAGTCTAAGCTTCGCCTAAAATCAGTTAAAGTTCAACAACACACTTTCTTGGAAAATGTAATTAGTCAAGCGGATTACATCTTCCTTAAACAGACACTCAAACAAGAAGAAAATCTTATGTGGTATTTTGTTGTGCGTTTCCTAACTGCTACAGGTGCACGTGTCAGTGAACTTATTCAAATCAAAGTTGAACATGTTAACATAGGCTACTTTGATATTTATTCTAAAGGAGGGAAGATTAGACGGCTGTATATTCCTAAGACTTTGCGAATAGAAGCAACCAAATGGATTAAAGAGAAAGAACTATCATCGGGTTATATCTTCCTTAATCGTTTCGGACAACGGATCACGACACGTGGAATAGCCCAGCAACTGAAGCATTTTGCAGAGAAATATGGATTGAATCGTGATGTGGTCTATCCTCACTCTTTCCGCCATCGCTTTGCCAAGAATTTCCTCGACCGCTTCAATGACCTTGCTTTATTAGCCGACCTTATGGGGCATGAAAGTATAGAGACAACACGTATCTATCTGCGACGTACCGCAAGCGAACAGCAGAAAATTGTAGATAGGGTAGTGAATTGGTAAATAGTATAGAACTTTAGAGATGATATCTATTACATCTCTAAGGTTTTTTGAATTTCCGATAAAGGTAACAGTCTCTTTCTATTTATCGTAAACCGTAGTTGCTACGTGTCTTTAAATAAAACCTCTGTAAGCTCCGTAGCTCTGTGTGAGATTTAATCTAAAAGGCAAAGAATGACATTGACATAATGCTCAAAGAAAAGGGTAGGGAAAGGGCTTAAAAGCGAGTTATTTTAGTGCTTGCGTATGTTGCTTGCTATCAGATGGTTGTAAACGGAGATTTTAAAAGGTGCTTAGTTGGACTTCAAAAGGGCGTTAGTAAGGGGTGTAAAGGGCATCTTTTGCAAGTCAATTGAGCGTCTCTAAGAAGGAAAAAAGCATGTATTAGCTTTGGACTTTTACCTTTGCACTTTGAGCATTGAACTTTGAACTTTATGATATGAACTACGAATTTCTCGAATGACACGAATTATTTAACAATAAGGATTCGTGCAATTAGGGACATTCGTAGTGCTTTATTGGTAGTTGACATCGGTAATCATAATTTGTAGTTGACGAGTTGACAAGTTTACGAGTTTACAAGTTGCTTGCAGCAATAAATCATGAGTAGTAGTTGACGAGTTGACAAGTTTACGAGTTTACAAGTTGCTTGCAGTAATAAATCATGAGTAGTAGTTGACGAGTTGACAAGTTGACGAGTTGACAAGTTGACAAGTTTCTTGCAGCAATAAATCACAGTTGACATCGGTAATCATAATTATGAATTGTGAATTATGAATTCTGAATTAAGTTGACTTTGTCTACTCACATTACTACATATATCTTCCTTGGAATCGGTTTTTTTGTGTTGTACCTTTGCATCGTCATCAGGAATGAAGGGATGACGAACGGAGTTTTAATGAACCAAATAATCTATAATAATTAATGTGTATGATCAACGATAGTCATTCTAATGAAATAGATTTTGAGGAGCGGCTCTCACCACATTTTACGGTGGGCGAGATGATGCGCTCGGGAAAGGCGGTGGGCATGGGTGTTAAGAACGTGCCTGAGGAGGATCCTGCGCCTGGAGAGGCTTCGAGAGAGGAGGTGATAGAGAATCTTCGGGAGCTTTGTAGATGCGTCTTAGAACCGCTTAGACGGCGTGTGGGACGTGTGATAGTCGTGGGAGGTTATCGCTGCGAGGCTGTGAATAGGGCTGTTCATGGGGCTGAACATTCGCAACATATGCGGGGTGAGGCGGCTGATATTCATGTCACAGGACTGGAAATGTGTCGGAAATATGCGGCGATTCTTGCCCAAACGGACTTCGATCAGATGATTCTTGAGCCACGGGAGTCGATGATTAAGCGGTGGATTCACATCAGTTATAGGCGTGATGGGAAGAATAGACACCAGATTTTAGGAGCTAAATAGGGGAAAAAGGCGGTGGAAGATTTCACTTTTTTGTCGCCGTAAGTCTGAGAAATACGTTTTAAGTTGCTGATTGTAAATATTTTAATTATTTACGTGAATATCTTTTCATATTTTTAGTCGTTTATGTTTATGATGAAGTATGTTTTTACGTTTTTGTGTTTTCCGACTTTTACCTTTATATTTTTATACGTTTTTGCGTTATTGTGTTTTTAGTTATTTCTGTGTTTATCTTTTTATCTGTTTACGTGTTCACTTATTTACTCGTTTACATAATTTTACACTTTTTTGTCGCAGTATGTCTTTTAGGTCGTTGTCCCTCTCCCTTCTTTTTGTGTGGGGAGGGGGTGGAGACTGGCGAACGATGAGGGCGATGAGGAGTGGGAAGAAGGGTCTTCAGTAATAGGTTTGCCACTTAGTTTTAAGGTAGTATCACACAGAGAGAAGGAGGACACGAAGGAGTAATAAAAATAAAGCGATGTAGGTCACGGAGGCACCGTCGTGCGTGGAGCCACGGAGAGGATTTGCCTCTGTCTTATTAGCGCATTGAGTTAAGATTTCATTTTTTCATTTCAATAATTTCTTTGTTTCACTTTTTAAATTTTCAAGTTATGTCAATCAAATTTCGTATGTATCAGGACAATCGTAAGAACAGCAAGCGCAAGGGTTATTGGTATGCCCGTGCGGTGTCTCCCGACCTTGTTAGCGTTAAGGATCTCGCTCTGCGTATCAGTGAGCGTTGCACCGTAACTGAGCCTGACATTTTGGCTGTCATCAGTGCGTTGGTGTTCGAGATGAATCAGGTTCTCAAGGATGGTAACCGTGTGAAGCTCGACGGATTGGGAACTTTCCGCGTAGGTATTCACTCACAGGGTGTTCAGAAGGCGGAAGACTTTAACGCACAGAGAGATATCTACGGTGCGCATGTGCTTTTCGCGCCAACGGTGACTATCGATGCGATGAAGCGTCGTGTGAAGACCCTCATCAGCGGTTTGCGTATTCAGGAGGCTGTGCAGTATGATGCGCCTAAGGCTGCCGAGAAGGCGAAGAACAAGGGCAAGAAGAAGGAGAACAAGCCTTCTGCTGGTCCAGAGCCAGGTGAGGCTACTGCCACTACTGAGGGCCACGCATAGTCGATTGGTTTGAGAGATGAGCGTGGGGGAGTAGCGAGTTTGTGCCCCTCCGCTCTCCGTTTACCCTAAATCGCTTATTAGGAAACAATGTTATTGTAAGAACGTATCATATTGGCTTCTGATGAGCGAGAGGGATAGGGTGTTGGGTGTTGAATGTTGGGTGATGAGTTTTGCCACTTGTGTTTAGAGTTTGAAGCAATGTCACACGGAGTTACGGAGGTAAATGCAATGTTATGGAGGCACCGTCGGTGCATAGAGTGACGGAGCTTGTTTGCCAATTTTATTAGCTTAAATACAAAGCGTTTATCCAAAAATAATTGTCAAGAATCTGTAAGCTATACCTCCGTAACATTGTGCGTTACCTCCGTCGCCTCTGTGACTCCGTGTGACTATTACCCCATATTTCGGAAGAACCTTTAGTATTCACTTTTAGTCCAAATCGGCACGGATACAATGCCGCTAACAAGAAGGGACGGCAGTGTAATCTGCTTGCCGATTGGGCTTTTAATTTATTTAGACGTTATGATTAAACCTATTTGGAAGAATATCCTGCATATTCTCGTTACCGTACTCACTGCGTTGGCAACCACGTTGGGTGTCAGTTCTTGTATGTAAAACTCCTCCCATAAACCCCAGTCTTGGACTTAGACAATCATTGTCAGTCACTTTTTAAGACTTAGTTAGACACTCTTATGTATTTGAAGTACAGGTGCTTACGCTGAAAATAGGCGACGTATATGTAGGTTACGTGCGACTTCATGGGAGGTTGTCCCCGACAGCGAAGTAGCTTCTGTGCGACAAAAAGGGAGTCATTTTCCTCATTGTTCGACGGATAGGGAGGAGCGGAGAGACGGATAAGGAGGTTTGTCTCCTTATCTTTCTCTTTTCTTTACAAATATATCGTATTTGTGTTCTTTTCTTTTTGTTTTCATCGTTACTAATTTGTTTGTAACTCTTTTTTGTTTGATTTTCTACCTTTGTAATGTTATGTAAATCAAACGATTGTGGAATAGCGCGACAAATTAGTAACTTTCTTCGGTTGAGGCTGTTTGCTAATCTGCGACAAATAGGTAGATTGCTGAAATAATTAAACTTTACACTTTTTTGTCGCAGGATTATATAAATATATATTCATGGGTAATTCAGAATTCAGAATTCATAATTATGATTACTGCTATAATTCATAATCCTCTGTTAATTCATAATTCACAATTCAGAATTATTCGAACGAAGTTCTCATCAGTACGTCATAATTATGATTACCGATGTAGTGACAGTTCAGAGCTCAAGGCTTAAAACACAAATCATAAAGTTCAAAGCTCAAAGTTCAATGTTCAAAGGATAAAAGTTTTAGCGTAATTCGAGAAATTCGTAGTTGTTGAAGGTTCAAAGGATAAAAGCATTAGTGTAGTTAGAGAAATTCGTAGTCGATGAAGGTCAATGATAATGAGTAAATTTGTTTTTGTGTTACGAAGTAGACAAGTTGGATGAGTTAGCAAGTTGCTTGTTATAAAGTCTAAAAAAACAGAGCAACAAATTAGCTTGTTACTCTGTTTTTTATATTCTTATAAAAGGATAGCTCACTACTTACGCCCCTCTTTCTCTTAAATCAGCGGTTACGAGTTTGGAGAATCCTTGGGGTATCTCGGTAATTAATTACCCCCTCCCCCTTTACTTCCCTTCGGTCAGTGACCGTTGGTTCGGGGAGGGATGGGGTGGGGCTTCTACTACTTCTTCTTCCTCCACTCCATATACCCTGCACCCGCAATCGTCAAGAGCAAGATAACAATCGCAATGTAAGCGATGGTCTCAGTGGTAGAGATACTTGTTGGGTGGAAGTCGAGGACTACGGTGTGCTTACCCGGCTTCACGCTCACAGCACGGAGGATATAGTTAACACGTCCGAGCTCTGCTGGCTGACCGTCGATAGTGGCTGTCCAACCCGGATAGTAGATCTCAGAGAAGACGACAACACCACCGTTCTTTGAGTTGACAGTGTATTGCAGGTTGTTAGGCTCATACTTATCGAGCTTCACGATTGCGGTAGAATCGTTCACCTTAGCCTGACCTAAAGCCGCCTCAAACTTCTTATCGGCTACTGCCTCATGGCGAACATCAATCTTACCCACCTCAGCATACTCTGCGTTAGCATCGTCGACATAGCTAAGCTTATTGACAAACCAGCCGTTGCCCTGTGCGTATGGGTTCTGTATTGGTGCCGTTGTGCCACCCTGCAGTGGAAGGATAAAGTACTTCGTGTTCAGCATATTCAATACAGGGAAGGTCTTAACGCCGTCCACCGCCTGCATATTACCACCTGCAGCAGCAATCGCCTGCATCGTTTTTTGCATCTCTGGAGCGATGTAAGCATCAATCATCTCCTGATAACGACGGAGCTTTGCAGGGTGATAACCACCGATACTCTTATGGAAGTAAGAAGTCTCGTTCTCGTTGAACGTGTTAGAAGCGAAGTTCAGCACACGATAGTCAAGACTCTTGTCCTTGTTAATCTCAAGGTCGGCTGCCGTTGGCTGCTGTGGCATATCGCGCTCACTCTTTGGTACGAACATCTCGTCATTAAGGTAACGCTTATCCACCTGCCACATATCAACGAGGCAAAGCACCAAAAGACCAGCCACCATATAGTCGGCACGCAGCTTCTTCATCTTATAAGCGAAGAGCAGCGCAAAGCCGATGAGGATAACGATAACCGAACGCCAAGCATCAGAGCTGACCATTGCAGCACGCATCGCAGAGACATTCGCGAGGATTGTTCCTGCCGTATTGCCGTCCATGCCCTGAATACTATTAATCATTTGGCGTTCCTGATCGCTGACAAACGGACCCATCATGTCTGGGAATACAGCCACTAAAAGGGCTACACCCGCTGTCAAGCCAAGGCTGATATAAGCATACTTCATCTTCTGTCCTAAGAGTTCAGGCTCGTCAACAAGGCGTTTTAAGGTCAGTGCTGCCAAGAGAGGGATGGTGAACTCAGCGATAACAAGGATACTTGCCACCGTTCGGAACTTCGCATACATCGGGATGTAATCGAGGAAGAAGTTAGTAAAGCCCATGAAGTTATGGCCCCATGCGAGAAGAACGGATAGGATGGTGGCTGCTAACAAAGCCCACTTCATCGTACCCTTCACCAAGAAAAGTCCTAAGATGAAGAGGAAAAGCACGAAGGCACCCACGTAAACTGGTCCGCTCGTACCCGGCTGTGTACCGAAATACTGTGGGAAAGCATCATAGAGCTGTGGAATCATTGACTGTATCTGTGGGTCAACCTTCGACATAGCCGTACTGCTTTGGCTCAATGGAACACTCGCTCCACCCTTTGCATCAGGTACGAGTAAGGTCATTGTCTCATCAATACCATAACTCCACTGCGTGATATAGTCGCGATCAAGACCAGAGCTTGTCTGGTTCGCGCCATCAGCCTTCAGCAACTCACTCTTGCCACGCATACTCTCTTTCTGATACTCCCATGTGTGGTAAAGGCTTGAGAGATTGATTAATATACCAATCAATGCCGCTACAGCCAATATGCCCGAAGCCTTGAGGAAACCCACGAGTTGCTTCTGGCGAACGGCTTGAACGAGATAGCCAATGACCATAAAGAGGACGATAAAGAGATAGTAATATGTCATCTGCACGTGGTTGGCTTTCACCTCAAAGGCGGTGAAGATAGCCGTCACGATGAATCCCGACAAGTAACGTCCTCGATAAGCCAAGACAATACCGGCAATCATCGGTGGAAGATAAGCCAATGCCATAACCTTCCAGAGGTGACCGGCAGCAATGATGATGAGGAAATAGGACGAGAAAGCCCACATGATACTACCCAAGGCTGCCAACGACTGTCGGAAGTCGAAGGCTCGCAACAGGATATAAAAGCCTAAGAGATAGACAAAAAGAAACCATACATTGTCTGGCAACCAAAGGTGGTAAGCGTTCATCACCTGCGACAGTCCGTCTGTTGACTGATACGATGGTGA carries:
- a CDS encoding smalltalk protein, with protein sequence MIKPIWKNILHILVTVLTALATTLGVSSCM
- a CDS encoding tyrosine-type recombinase/integrase — translated: MVESFKTALRESNMAENTISAYVYAVNDYFSKYKTLNKRNLLLYKANIIEQFRPKTVNLRIQALNKFLDHTGKSKLRLKSVKVQQHTFLENVISQADYIFLKQTLKQEENLMWYFVVRFLTATGARVSELIQIKVEHVNIGYFDIYSKGGKIRRLYIPKTLRIEATKWIKEKELSSGYIFLNRFGQRITTRGIAQQLKHFAEKYGLNRDVVYPHSFRHRFAKNFLDRFNDLALLADLMGHESIETTRIYLRRTASEQQKIVDRVVNW
- a CDS encoding YfhO family protein, coding for MKTWKRFLPDVLVVVLFAVISFAYFFVPVTQGKILYRHDASAGVGSAQEMTEYQNRTGEATRWTNAIFGGMPTYQMSPSYQSTDGLSQVMNAYHLWLPDNVWFLFVYLLGFYILLRAFDFRQSLAALGSIMWAFSSYFLIIIAAGHLWKVMALAYLPPMIAGIVLAYRGRYLSGFIVTAIFTAFEVKANHVQMTYYYLFIVLFMVIGYLVQAVRQKQLVGFLKASGILAVAALIGILINLSSLYHTWEYQKESMRGKSELLKADGANQTSSGLDRDYITQWSYGIDETMTLLVPDAKGGASVPLSQSSTAMSKVDPQIQSMIPQLYDAFPQYFGTQPGTSGPVYVGAFVLFLFILGLFLVKGTMKWALLAATILSVLLAWGHNFMGFTNFFLDYIPMYAKFRTVASILVIAEFTIPLLAALTLKRLVDEPELLGQKMKYAYISLGLTAGVALLVAVFPDMMGPFVSDQERQMINSIQGMDGNTAGTILANVSAMRAAMVSSDAWRSVIVILIGFALLFAYKMKKLRADYMVAGLLVLCLVDMWQVDKRYLNDEMFVPKSERDMPQQPTAADLEINKDKSLDYRVLNFASNTFNENETSYFHKSIGGYHPAKLRRYQEMIDAYIAPEMQKTMQAIAAAGGNMQAVDGVKTFPVLNMLNTKYFILPLQGGTTAPIQNPYAQGNGWFVNKLSYVDDANAEYAEVGKIDVRHEAVADKKFEAALGQAKVNDSTAIVKLDKYEPNNLQYTVNSKNGGVVVFSEIYYPGWTATIDGQPAELGRVNYILRAVSVKPGKHTVVLDFHPTSISTTETIAYIAIVILLLTIAGAGYMEWRKKK
- a CDS encoding HU family DNA-binding protein encodes the protein MSIKFRMYQDNRKNSKRKGYWYARAVSPDLVSVKDLALRISERCTVTEPDILAVISALVFEMNQVLKDGNRVKLDGLGTFRVGIHSQGVQKAEDFNAQRDIYGAHVLFAPTVTIDAMKRRVKTLISGLRIQEAVQYDAPKAAEKAKNKGKKKENKPSAGPEPGEATATTEGHA
- a CDS encoding restriction endonuclease subunit S, giving the protein MLNSENILLYYGRTTFPNKYYEQVDGETVDITEDIPFDIPNGWTWCRLKAICTIFTGATFKKEDSTTDKKGIRILRGGNILPFKINFNADDIFLPPNFVKENILLQRNDIVTPAVTSLENIGKMARIKDNLVDVTVGGFVFILRLYYSSDWLSKYLLAVMSSPTIIEYMKSITNKSGQAFYNIGKERLGTTLLPIPPHCEQHRIVSQIEKIFSEIKGN
- a CDS encoding D-Ala-D-Ala carboxypeptidase family metallohydrolase gives rise to the protein MINDSHSNEIDFEERLSPHFTVGEMMRSGKAVGMGVKNVPEEDPAPGEASREEVIENLRELCRCVLEPLRRRVGRVIVVGGYRCEAVNRAVHGAEHSQHMRGEAADIHVTGLEMCRKYAAILAQTDFDQMILEPRESMIKRWIHISYRRDGKNRHQILGAK